A part of Paenibacillus sp. IHBB 10380 genomic DNA contains:
- a CDS encoding DoxX family protein, translating to MFSNWLKSTKAAAWILTVIRVYVGYQWLTAGWSKLSHGGFNAGGFLKGAINMSTGEHPAVPGWWAAFLEHAALPGVKFFNVLIPLAETLVGLGLILGTFTTFAALMAIVMNTAFLFSGSLSTNPQLLILEIFIVIAAANAGRIGLDRWVMPYVRSLLHKKRSQPRVNVKGLA from the coding sequence ATGTTTAGCAATTGGTTGAAAAGTACAAAGGCAGCAGCTTGGATTTTAACCGTCATCCGTGTATATGTAGGTTATCAGTGGCTTACAGCAGGATGGAGTAAGTTAAGTCATGGTGGATTTAATGCAGGGGGATTCCTAAAAGGAGCAATTAACATGAGTACCGGCGAGCATCCAGCCGTTCCAGGCTGGTGGGCAGCATTCTTAGAACATGCTGCACTACCAGGCGTCAAATTCTTCAATGTTCTTATTCCATTAGCTGAGACACTAGTAGGACTTGGACTCATTCTAGGAACATTCACTACTTTCGCTGCACTTATGGCTATTGTGATGAACACAGCCTTCCTCTTCTCGGGAAGCTTAAGTACTAACCCACAGCTACTCATACTTGAAATATTCATCGTCATCGCTGCTGCCAATGCAGGCCGTATTGGATTAGATCGTTGGGTAATGCCTTATGTTCGTAGCTTGCTTCACAAGAAAAGATCTCAACCAAGAGTAAATGTAAAGGGCCTTGCATAA